One stretch of Zhihengliuella flava DNA includes these proteins:
- a CDS encoding glycerophosphodiester phosphodiesterase family protein: MTGQKATQKIKAYAHRGYSPSGAENTLAAFGAAVLHGFRHVETDVRTTADGVLVVFHDEHVDRLTEGFGRVSELTYEQIATLRVAKQGKIPTFGELLAEFDDLNINVDLKDDAAVPLVAEALAEHQAHHRVVVASFSDQRRRRFTRYVAQRGMPAVRVTGGASLIAAFTALGWISAGPFQPWKLLLPQLRRLHALQVPVRQGPLPVITRGFVRRAHAAGLEVHAWVINDPRRMHQLLDRGVDAIMTDDAETLTRVYLARGIWPPATR, translated from the coding sequence ATGACAGGCCAGAAGGCGACGCAGAAGATCAAGGCCTACGCGCACCGGGGCTACTCGCCGAGCGGAGCAGAGAACACGCTCGCGGCTTTCGGCGCCGCCGTCTTGCACGGGTTTCGGCACGTGGAGACGGACGTGCGGACCACGGCCGACGGCGTCTTGGTGGTCTTTCACGACGAGCATGTGGATCGGCTGACCGAGGGCTTCGGCCGGGTCAGCGAACTGACGTACGAGCAGATCGCGACCCTACGCGTGGCCAAGCAGGGGAAGATCCCCACGTTCGGTGAGTTGCTGGCCGAGTTCGACGACCTGAACATCAACGTGGACCTCAAGGATGACGCGGCCGTGCCACTGGTGGCTGAGGCCTTGGCGGAGCATCAGGCACACCACCGCGTGGTGGTGGCGTCCTTCTCCGACCAGCGGCGCCGTCGTTTCACCCGGTACGTGGCGCAGCGCGGCATGCCGGCGGTCCGCGTGACCGGCGGCGCGAGCCTCATCGCCGCCTTCACCGCGCTGGGATGGATCAGCGCGGGCCCCTTCCAGCCGTGGAAACTCCTGCTGCCGCAGTTGCGTCGACTGCACGCGTTGCAGGTGCCGGTGCGGCAGGGTCCCCTGCCGGTGATCACCCGCGGGTTCGTGCGTCGCGCCCACGCCGCCGGCCTCGAGGTCCACGCCTGGGTCATCAACGACCCCCGGCGCATGCATCAACTGCTGGACCGCGGCGTGGACGCCATCATGACGGACGACGCCGAGACGCTCACCCGGGTGTACTTGGCCCGCGGCATCTGGCCGCCGGCCACGCGCTAG
- a CDS encoding EAL domain-containing protein: MTRHFDGAQATIPATIVFQPIMNLRLNRVVGYEALARFADGRSPLAWLGEARAEGRLTDLELSLIARTVDVSPLVPDGMFLTVNASGATMRRMAHDGIDLPDRLHWGIELSEASADDETYRSREYADHLGCLLLIDDAGTGCSTVERVRSLRPEYVKLDRSLIAGQVPSSPCAAEIEAFIAEAAAVGAQTVAEGIETEDEEEFVRSAGITLAQGFRYGRPATPWR, translated from the coding sequence GTGACACGTCACTTTGACGGCGCTCAGGCCACGATTCCGGCCACGATCGTCTTCCAACCCATCATGAACCTACGCCTGAATCGGGTCGTGGGTTATGAGGCGTTGGCGCGCTTCGCGGATGGGCGCTCGCCCTTGGCATGGCTGGGCGAAGCGCGCGCTGAGGGCCGGCTTACGGACCTCGAACTCTCGCTGATTGCGCGCACAGTGGACGTCTCCCCTCTCGTTCCCGATGGCATGTTTTTGACCGTCAATGCCTCCGGTGCCACGATGCGGCGCATGGCCCACGACGGCATCGATTTGCCGGACCGCCTGCACTGGGGCATCGAACTAAGCGAGGCCTCCGCGGACGACGAAACGTACCGGTCCCGCGAGTACGCCGATCACTTGGGATGCCTGTTGCTGATAGACGACGCCGGCACGGGGTGTTCCACGGTGGAGCGCGTCCGCTCGCTGCGCCCCGAGTACGTCAAACTGGACCGCTCCCTGATCGCCGGGCAAGTGCCCTCCTCCCCGTGCGCCGCGGAGATCGAAGCGTTCATCGCAGAGGCCGCCGCCGTCGGTGCCCAAACCGTGGCGGAAGGCATCGAGACGGAGGACGAGGAAGAGTTTGTCCGCTCGGCGGGCATCACTCTGGCCCAGGGCTTCCGCTACGGCCGGCCCGCCACGCCGTGGCGCTGA
- a CDS encoding carboxylate--amine ligase: MRVPDSQPFVPVILGGDIGTYSLAREFHEAYGAVSVAVPAGSNGVLEHSVAVDVRPAGSMEENDVVAHLQCLAAELGDRPLLLFGSLDLHVTLIAGHRDELEPAYTIPYPDLATIESAALKENFYALCAELGIPHPRTAMYRAGSGEIPADLPFPLIAKPSDSSGWVAAKFAGKQKVHTVNNAAELTDLLGRIDNSGYTGNIVLQELIEGGDSNMRLATFYVDRTGAARYAAYGEVVVEEHAPIVLGNSAAIVTGVPDAAAETFIEQGRALIQRLGWHGFAMFDAKLDPRDGVVKFFELNPRLGRNHYYLTAAAVTQGWDWANPARAYVREWLGARFEATSLPAGLSVSRSEVLYSVLPSALLRQHLVGEVGQRAAALLKARASVNPLAYRGERHPRRWFYVVAALANQFRKFRQYPPRR; encoded by the coding sequence ATGCGCGTTCCCGATTCTCAGCCGTTTGTCCCCGTCATTCTTGGCGGCGACATCGGCACCTACTCCCTCGCCCGCGAATTCCACGAGGCCTACGGCGCCGTCAGCGTCGCCGTCCCCGCCGGCAGCAACGGGGTGCTGGAGCATTCGGTCGCCGTCGACGTCCGTCCCGCCGGCAGTATGGAGGAAAACGACGTCGTCGCGCACCTGCAGTGTCTGGCCGCCGAGCTGGGTGACCGGCCGCTGCTGCTCTTCGGCTCGCTGGACCTGCACGTCACCCTGATCGCGGGGCACCGGGACGAGTTGGAACCCGCCTACACGATCCCGTACCCGGACCTCGCCACCATCGAATCCGCGGCACTCAAGGAAAACTTCTACGCGCTGTGCGCCGAACTCGGCATCCCGCACCCGCGTACCGCTATGTACCGGGCCGGTTCCGGCGAGATCCCCGCTGACCTGCCCTTTCCGCTCATCGCCAAGCCCTCGGACAGCTCCGGGTGGGTCGCCGCGAAGTTCGCCGGCAAACAGAAGGTTCACACGGTGAACAACGCCGCCGAGCTCACGGACCTGCTCGGCCGCATCGACAACAGCGGCTACACCGGCAACATCGTTCTCCAGGAGCTCATCGAGGGCGGCGACTCCAACATGCGCCTGGCCACGTTCTACGTGGACCGCACCGGTGCCGCCCGCTACGCCGCATACGGTGAGGTGGTGGTGGAGGAGCACGCTCCGATCGTCCTCGGGAACTCGGCGGCGATCGTCACCGGCGTCCCGGATGCCGCCGCGGAGACCTTCATCGAGCAGGGCCGCGCGCTGATTCAGCGCCTCGGCTGGCACGGGTTCGCCATGTTTGATGCCAAGTTGGACCCGCGCGACGGCGTCGTGAAGTTCTTTGAACTCAACCCGCGGCTGGGCCGCAACCATTACTACCTGACAGCGGCCGCCGTGACGCAGGGGTGGGATTGGGCCAATCCGGCCCGGGCCTACGTCCGCGAGTGGCTGGGCGCCCGCTTCGAAGCCACGAGCCTGCCCGCAGGCCTCAGCGTCTCCCGATCCGAGGTGCTCTACTCGGTCCTACCCAGCGCGCTGCTGCGCCAGCATCTGGTGGGGGAGGTGGGCCAGCGTGCTGCTGCGCTGCTCAAGGCCCGGGCCAGTGTGAACCCACTGGCGTACCGGGGCGAGAGGCACCCGCGCCGCTGGTTCTATGTGGTGGCAGCGCTGGCTAACCAGTTCCGGAAGTTCCGGCAGTATCCACCCCGGCGTTGA
- a CDS encoding HAD family hydrolase, producing MAARGAAATPPEQIRLIASDIDGTILHPDNSISARTVAAFHAARAAGIEIVFVTGRPFRWLTPVQQAFGHLGTVICSNGALVYDLEAERILESRTLDAATVEEVRARVLAVEPETRFAAETAGGLYLEPGFVDPAETALLDGVVPAELPLDRLESEGTVKLLAKLNTTTSDAFRAAVYPRVQELVSVTHSAPGVALLEMSRRDVNKAVALERYAAGLGVGRREVVAFGDMPNDLEMLSWAGWGCAMGSGHRLAKEAAAAVTGTLEDDGVAEMIEHLLAATAGERTVREARTP from the coding sequence GTGGCCGCACGGGGGGCGGCAGCGACGCCGCCGGAGCAGATCCGGCTGATCGCCAGTGACATCGACGGGACCATTCTGCACCCGGACAACTCGATCAGCGCACGCACCGTCGCCGCGTTTCATGCCGCGCGCGCGGCCGGGATCGAGATCGTGTTTGTGACCGGCCGGCCCTTCCGCTGGCTCACCCCCGTACAGCAGGCCTTTGGCCACCTCGGCACCGTGATTTGCTCCAATGGCGCGCTGGTCTATGACCTCGAGGCCGAGCGCATTCTGGAGTCCCGCACCCTCGATGCCGCCACAGTGGAAGAGGTCCGCGCCCGCGTCCTCGCCGTCGAGCCCGAAACCCGGTTCGCCGCCGAGACGGCGGGCGGACTCTATCTGGAACCGGGGTTCGTCGACCCGGCGGAAACGGCGCTGTTGGACGGCGTGGTGCCCGCCGAGCTGCCCCTCGACCGGCTGGAGTCCGAGGGCACGGTGAAGCTGCTGGCCAAACTCAACACGACGACGTCGGACGCGTTCCGCGCCGCGGTGTATCCGCGGGTACAGGAGCTCGTCTCCGTCACCCACTCAGCGCCGGGGGTGGCCCTGCTGGAGATGTCCCGCCGCGACGTGAACAAGGCGGTGGCGTTGGAGCGCTACGCGGCGGGCCTCGGCGTGGGGCGCCGCGAGGTGGTGGCGTTTGGAGACATGCCCAATGACTTGGAGATGCTGTCCTGGGCCGGTTGGGGTTGCGCCATGGGCTCCGGGCACCGGCTCGCGAAGGAGGCGGCCGCGGCCGTGACCGGCACGCTGGAGGACGACGGCGTGGCAGAAATGATCGAACATCTTCTCGCCGCCACGGCTGGCGAGCGGACCGTGCGGGAAGCGAGGACCCCATGA
- a CDS encoding alpha/beta hydrolase family protein, protein MSTAQQNIPETAYTLNHYGDLPSQFVEVVLPDGHARGVVVVIHGGYWRAKYDAELGLPLAADLARHGWAAVNLEYRRTESEDPEDEGGWTATFDDVAAGIDHIKKILPEAYFELPIFGLGHSAGGTLAVWAAHRGNFASGSVGADPVVHLDGVVSQAGVLDLHMAHELELSHGAAELLMGSTPQERPEDWRHADPARLAPAPVDVVVLHPEHDDSVPVSLAHSYCEAEAAAGASPRFRMIPGDHLSVVDVESKAWGTCLKELERLEEAFHAKQGR, encoded by the coding sequence ATGTCCACCGCGCAGCAGAACATTCCTGAAACCGCATATACGCTGAATCACTACGGCGACCTGCCGAGCCAGTTCGTGGAGGTCGTCCTGCCGGACGGGCACGCCCGCGGCGTCGTCGTCGTGATCCATGGCGGCTATTGGCGGGCCAAGTACGACGCCGAGTTGGGGCTCCCGCTCGCCGCGGATCTGGCACGGCACGGCTGGGCCGCCGTGAACCTGGAGTACCGCCGCACCGAATCCGAGGACCCGGAGGATGAGGGCGGCTGGACCGCCACGTTCGATGATGTTGCGGCGGGCATTGATCACATCAAAAAAATTCTCCCAGAGGCATATTTTGAACTGCCGATCTTTGGGTTGGGACACTCGGCCGGCGGCACCCTTGCCGTCTGGGCCGCGCACCGAGGCAACTTCGCCTCCGGCTCCGTCGGCGCGGACCCCGTCGTCCACCTCGACGGCGTCGTGAGTCAAGCCGGCGTGCTGGACCTGCACATGGCGCACGAGCTGGAGCTGAGTCACGGCGCCGCCGAGCTGCTCATGGGTTCCACGCCCCAGGAGCGGCCCGAGGACTGGCGGCACGCGGACCCGGCGCGGCTGGCCCCGGCGCCTGTCGACGTCGTCGTCCTCCACCCGGAGCACGACGACTCCGTTCCCGTCTCCCTCGCCCACTCCTATTGCGAGGCGGAGGCCGCCGCCGGCGCCTCGCCACGTTTCCGCATGATCCCGGGAGATCACCTGTCCGTGGTGGACGTGGAGTCCAAGGCGTGGGGGACCTGCCTCAAGGAGCTGGAGCGGCTGGAGGAGGCGTTTCACGCGAAACAGGGCCGGTGA
- a CDS encoding enoyl-CoA hydratase/isomerase family protein: MSESISEAARRYESLRVEHRGDALWVTIDRPKAMNALAQAVVAELADLTERLAAALPALDRAASGRPAADRSMGAQPEGEWVCRAVVITGGGEKAFVAGADIREMSAMTADEAHDYSRSMQAVTERLEALPVPVIAAVNGFALGGGCELALACDFIYASANASFGQPEVSLGLVPGFGGSVRLQQRVSPAMARELILTGRRIRAEEALRIGLANRVVDDVAALAEAVDATVAEIAAQAPTAVANAKATMNAVAPLPVSDGLATEAESFRSAFTTEDSRVGRDAFLAKESAHFPGR; encoded by the coding sequence GTGAGTGAATCCATCAGTGAGGCCGCCCGGCGGTATGAGTCCCTGCGCGTTGAGCACCGGGGGGACGCGCTGTGGGTGACGATCGACCGCCCGAAAGCCATGAACGCGCTCGCCCAGGCTGTGGTGGCCGAGCTGGCGGACCTCACCGAGCGTCTCGCCGCCGCGCTTCCTGCCCTTGACCGGGCCGCATCCGGCCGGCCGGCCGCTGATCGGTCCATGGGTGCCCAGCCCGAGGGCGAGTGGGTGTGCCGGGCCGTCGTCATCACCGGCGGCGGTGAGAAGGCGTTCGTGGCCGGCGCTGACATTCGTGAAATGTCCGCGATGACCGCCGACGAGGCCCACGACTACTCCCGCTCCATGCAAGCCGTCACCGAGCGGCTCGAGGCACTGCCCGTGCCCGTGATCGCCGCCGTCAACGGGTTCGCTCTGGGGGGTGGGTGCGAGCTCGCGCTCGCGTGCGACTTCATCTACGCCAGCGCCAACGCGTCCTTCGGTCAGCCCGAGGTCTCCCTCGGCCTCGTCCCCGGTTTCGGCGGCTCCGTCCGCCTGCAGCAGCGGGTCAGCCCGGCCATGGCGCGGGAGCTCATCCTCACCGGCCGCCGCATCCGCGCTGAGGAGGCGCTGCGCATCGGCCTCGCCAATCGTGTGGTGGACGACGTCGCCGCGCTCGCCGAGGCCGTGGACGCCACTGTCGCCGAGATCGCCGCCCAGGCCCCGACCGCCGTCGCCAATGCCAAGGCGACCATGAACGCCGTCGCACCCTTGCCCGTCTCTGACGGGCTGGCCACCGAGGCTGAAAGTTTCCGATCCGCCTTCACGACCGAGGATTCGCGTGTGGGACGGGATGCATTCCTAGCCAAAGAATCCGCACACTTCCCCGGGAGGTAA
- a CDS encoding glycosyltransferase family 2 protein, translating to MVQQSKVSRSARLAGVVVMATSTVLALAVLGIILWEDPHPDWEPRAGSLFGIDILYDPSAPTLGLIVLSAVIACLAAAAVVIHEARVAARHRRTAPEVLKRPLAPRRIMEATRGEFAGEVTITALIPAHNEAQNLGATLESLRQQTAAPDRIIVVADNCTDETVPIARAAGVEVFETKDNVHKKGGGLNQALAGILPTLGANDTLLIMDADTRFADTRFLATARQRFTSDRALMAVGGLFRGEPGNGLLGQFQRNEFARYSREIKRRRGRVFVLTGTASVFRATALREVAASRGGLLPGHHGEVYDTVALTEDNEITLAIKTLGGLTTSPNECGVVTEIMPTWRALWKQRLRWQRGALENLGQYGLTSTTARYWSQQIGISYSVIALTAYFVLIIIMMLALTEWIWFTFWITVGIIFMLERVITVWSGGWKARLLAVFVIPELLYDLYCNIIFVKGVLDMTFAKEATWSHHEQGPRRNRVAGGQA from the coding sequence GTGGTTCAGCAAAGCAAGGTATCCCGCAGCGCGCGTTTGGCCGGTGTGGTGGTCATGGCCACCAGCACCGTCCTCGCGCTGGCGGTTCTGGGCATCATCTTGTGGGAGGACCCGCACCCGGACTGGGAGCCGCGGGCGGGCAGCCTCTTCGGGATTGACATCCTGTACGATCCCAGCGCGCCGACACTCGGACTGATCGTGCTCTCCGCGGTGATCGCGTGCCTTGCGGCCGCCGCCGTCGTCATCCACGAGGCCCGCGTGGCCGCGCGGCATCGGCGCACCGCCCCGGAGGTCCTCAAGCGCCCCTTGGCGCCGCGGCGCATCATGGAGGCCACGCGCGGCGAGTTCGCTGGAGAGGTCACGATCACGGCGCTCATCCCCGCCCACAACGAGGCGCAAAATCTGGGCGCCACCCTCGAATCCCTCCGCCAGCAGACTGCGGCTCCCGACCGCATCATTGTGGTCGCGGACAACTGCACGGATGAGACGGTGCCGATCGCCCGAGCGGCCGGCGTCGAAGTCTTTGAAACGAAAGACAACGTGCACAAGAAGGGCGGCGGCCTCAACCAGGCTCTCGCCGGCATCCTGCCGACGCTCGGCGCCAACGACACGCTGCTGATCATGGATGCCGATACCCGCTTTGCCGATACTCGCTTCCTCGCCACAGCGCGCCAGCGCTTCACCAGTGACCGCGCGCTCATGGCCGTCGGAGGACTGTTCCGCGGCGAACCGGGCAACGGCCTGTTGGGCCAGTTCCAGCGCAATGAGTTCGCCCGCTACTCGCGGGAGATCAAGCGCCGCCGCGGCCGCGTCTTCGTGCTCACCGGCACCGCCAGCGTCTTCCGCGCCACCGCCCTGCGCGAGGTCGCGGCGTCGCGTGGCGGCCTCCTGCCCGGCCACCACGGCGAGGTGTATGACACGGTGGCGCTGACCGAGGACAACGAGATCACGCTGGCCATCAAGACCCTCGGCGGCCTCACCACGTCCCCTAACGAGTGCGGAGTGGTCACCGAAATCATGCCCACGTGGCGGGCGCTGTGGAAACAGCGCCTGCGGTGGCAACGCGGCGCGTTGGAAAACCTGGGACAGTACGGCCTGACGTCGACGACGGCGCGCTACTGGTCCCAGCAGATCGGAATTTCCTACTCCGTGATCGCGCTGACGGCCTACTTTGTGCTCATCATCATCATGATGCTGGCCCTCACCGAGTGGATCTGGTTCACGTTCTGGATCACGGTCGGCATCATCTTCATGCTGGAGCGCGTCATCACGGTCTGGTCCGGCGGCTGGAAGGCGCGGCTCTTGGCGGTGTTCGTCATTCCGGAGCTCCTCTATGACTTGTACTGCAACATCATCTTCGTCAAGGGCGTTCTCGACATGACGTTCGCTAAAGAAGCGACGTGGTCCCACCACGAGCAGGGGCCGCGCCGCAATCGAGTCGCCGGAGGTCAGGCATGA
- a CDS encoding carbohydrate kinase family protein — protein MLTVMGEGLVDVLSGGISAPKTYVGGSPLNVSVALARLGHPVTFVSRYGDDGPGNKIRDYLTANSVREALGPDELPTSTARGTLDPAGTATYDFDFSWKLPEISAFESALKDAQLVHTGSIACVVEPGATTVLRAVETAHPHATITYDPNIRPTFVSNHAEAVAQAERFVKLSDVVRTSDNDLDWLYPRRSVADSARAWREMGPAVVTVTHGSRGASGFVAAGEVTVPSRVVEVADNVGSGDTFMAALISGIADRELIGASKREQLRQLTTEALEQIVDFAVRAAAVTVSRSGANPPFRHEVR, from the coding sequence GTGCTGACAGTCATGGGTGAGGGGCTTGTCGATGTGCTCTCAGGTGGCATTAGCGCGCCGAAAACCTACGTCGGTGGCAGCCCGCTCAACGTCTCCGTCGCGCTGGCCCGCTTGGGCCACCCCGTGACCTTTGTCAGCCGCTACGGCGACGACGGCCCGGGCAACAAGATCCGCGACTACCTCACCGCCAACTCCGTGCGGGAGGCCCTCGGCCCCGACGAGCTTCCCACCAGCACGGCGCGCGGCACCCTCGATCCGGCCGGCACCGCCACCTACGATTTCGACTTCTCTTGGAAGCTCCCGGAGATCAGCGCCTTCGAATCGGCGCTGAAGGACGCGCAATTGGTGCACACCGGGTCCATCGCGTGCGTCGTCGAACCCGGCGCCACCACGGTGCTGCGCGCCGTGGAAACCGCCCACCCGCACGCCACCATCACCTATGACCCGAACATCCGGCCCACCTTCGTCAGCAATCACGCTGAGGCCGTGGCGCAGGCCGAGCGGTTCGTGAAACTCTCCGACGTCGTACGCACGTCCGACAACGATCTTGACTGGCTCTACCCTCGCCGCAGCGTGGCCGATTCGGCGCGGGCGTGGCGTGAGATGGGGCCGGCCGTGGTGACCGTGACGCACGGGTCGCGTGGCGCCTCCGGCTTTGTGGCTGCCGGCGAGGTCACGGTGCCCTCCCGCGTGGTGGAGGTGGCGGACAACGTCGGCTCCGGAGACACCTTCATGGCCGCGCTCATCTCCGGGATCGCGGACCGCGAGCTGATCGGCGCGTCCAAGCGGGAGCAGCTGCGGCAGCTGACCACCGAGGCGCTGGAGCAGATCGTCGACTTCGCGGTGCGGGCCGCGGCCGTGACCGTCTCCCGCTCTGGAGCCAACCCGCCCTTCCGGCACGAGGTCCGGTAG
- a CDS encoding FadR/GntR family transcriptional regulator: protein MLNDDVADLLQNPILEELGQQIVDGVIAPGDRLTLDSLQARFGVSRTVMRDCMRVLESLRMVISRRRVGLVVQPPESWNKFDRRVIRWRLSGPGREDQFAELTELRIAVEPLSAARAAARATAVARDRLQELAGELRRLGEAGELEEFLAADIEFHQLLLRSSGNSMFAQLDGVIAEVLTGRTHQGLMPFHPRPEALAEHEAVADAVARRDSHAAERHMQVLVDEVRRALDSPNPAQ, encoded by the coding sequence ATGCTGAACGACGACGTGGCAGACCTGCTGCAGAACCCCATTCTGGAGGAGCTGGGCCAGCAGATCGTGGATGGCGTGATTGCCCCCGGGGATCGCCTGACCCTCGACTCGCTGCAAGCGCGCTTCGGCGTCTCCCGCACCGTCATGCGCGACTGCATGCGCGTGCTGGAGTCCCTGCGGATGGTGATTTCCCGCCGCCGCGTCGGCCTCGTGGTGCAGCCACCGGAGAGCTGGAACAAGTTCGACCGCCGCGTCATCCGGTGGCGACTGTCCGGGCCGGGGCGCGAGGATCAGTTTGCCGAGCTCACGGAGCTACGCATCGCCGTTGAGCCGCTATCCGCCGCGCGCGCGGCGGCCCGGGCCACCGCCGTCGCCCGTGACCGCCTCCAGGAGCTGGCCGGCGAACTGCGCCGGCTCGGCGAGGCGGGCGAACTCGAGGAGTTCCTGGCCGCCGATATTGAGTTCCATCAGCTGCTGCTGCGTTCGAGCGGGAACTCGATGTTCGCGCAGCTCGACGGCGTGATCGCCGAGGTCCTGACCGGCCGCACGCATCAGGGCCTCATGCCGTTCCACCCGCGCCCGGAGGCGCTCGCCGAGCACGAGGCGGTGGCGGACGCCGTCGCGCGCCGCGATTCCCACGCGGCCGAGCGGCACATGCAGGTCCTCGTGGATGAGGTCCGCCGCGCCCTCGACTCGCCCAACCCGGCGCAGTAG
- a CDS encoding GGDEF domain-containing protein, giving the protein MKRSSTPFWGHFTLGQLPYPAVTSALAAALCLNAVLRLLLSDQPVDLLAQILTLTRLTVGVGLLVWIALDADRFPRWVGFASVVSIAVVLVGRVAMDPDNGASIAALYEFPYAAFYLVWFYRPVLARVVIYCTVGATLGVAIVPSLLRGDPIPVTHSLLTFVIFTTCATAVSHYMLSHQRRRVERDPVTGVLNRHGVYRAGKFLSHESSASQGRYCVVMIDADKFKEINDTAGHQAGDQALRELADHLVSLTRDIDVIGRIGGDEFVVILPYVTEEAAPALLDRVRSTSPVAFSYGYANRHEHETFEDALGRADEQMYEQKRARAAGRGPSTRDA; this is encoded by the coding sequence ATGAAGAGATCGAGCACACCGTTCTGGGGGCACTTCACCCTGGGCCAGCTTCCGTATCCAGCGGTCACCAGCGCGCTCGCAGCGGCTCTGTGCCTCAACGCCGTGTTGCGCCTGCTGTTGTCCGACCAGCCGGTGGACTTGTTGGCCCAGATCTTGACCCTGACCCGGTTGACCGTGGGCGTCGGCCTGCTGGTGTGGATCGCGCTCGATGCGGATCGGTTTCCCCGGTGGGTGGGCTTTGCGTCCGTCGTCTCTATCGCCGTCGTCTTGGTCGGCCGCGTGGCCATGGATCCGGACAATGGTGCTTCGATCGCCGCGCTGTACGAGTTCCCTTACGCAGCGTTCTACCTCGTGTGGTTCTACCGTCCGGTGCTGGCCCGCGTGGTGATCTACTGCACGGTCGGAGCCACGCTGGGGGTCGCCATCGTCCCCTCCCTCCTGCGCGGTGACCCGATTCCCGTGACCCACAGCCTGCTGACGTTCGTCATTTTCACCACGTGCGCCACCGCCGTGAGCCACTACATGCTCTCCCACCAGCGCCGCCGCGTGGAGCGTGACCCGGTGACCGGTGTGCTCAATCGCCACGGGGTCTATCGGGCCGGCAAGTTCCTCTCCCACGAATCCTCCGCCTCTCAGGGCCGGTACTGCGTGGTGATGATCGATGCGGATAAGTTCAAGGAAATCAATGACACGGCCGGTCACCAAGCTGGCGATCAGGCGCTGCGCGAGCTGGCGGATCACCTGGTGTCCTTGACCCGTGACATCGATGTGATTGGACGCATTGGCGGCGATGAGTTTGTGGTCATCCTGCCGTATGTGACGGAGGAGGCGGCGCCCGCGCTCCTTGACCGCGTGCGCTCGACGTCGCCCGTGGCGTTCAGCTACGGGTACGCCAACCGTCATGAGCACGAGACGTTTGAGGACGCGCTGGGCCGCGCGGATGAGCAGATGTATGAGCAGAAGCGGGCCCGCGCGGCGGGCCGTGGCCCCAGTACTCGCGACGCCTAA
- a CDS encoding phosphotransferase has product MADWNREWQSAAWRSDADAWIDVVLQAYDLTQTGEPQQTTDAIFSTQLAVPTDHGTLFFKANNPGQHAEVSVTATAANLVPDQLIMPLAIEPRRGWMITPDYGRTLTELPTTDYKLWARMLRDFAAVQQELATFGDTLFDAGLLHLDPAWLPHYIDEQLMLHASMPAEHPLHLPARDAEYLDRHLGEVKGMCEFLAAGPVPLSLEHNDLHRGNAFVPSSPDEPLRFMDLGDAYWAHPFASLATPVRVMCEELGTTTSDSRIRSVISTYLEQWSEYGTVEELWEYVEPALRAGKLQQHAMAMRVLSGADEEDLVRHAELALRPLAELAIPVLEG; this is encoded by the coding sequence GTGGCTGATTGGAATCGGGAATGGCAGAGCGCGGCGTGGCGCAGCGACGCCGACGCATGGATCGACGTCGTTCTTCAGGCGTATGACCTGACGCAGACCGGCGAGCCACAGCAAACCACGGACGCTATTTTTTCCACGCAACTCGCCGTCCCCACCGATCACGGCACGCTCTTTTTCAAGGCCAACAACCCGGGCCAGCACGCGGAAGTCTCGGTGACCGCGACTGCGGCCAACCTCGTTCCCGATCAGCTCATCATGCCCCTGGCCATCGAGCCACGCCGCGGCTGGATGATCACCCCGGATTACGGCCGCACGCTCACGGAGCTGCCCACCACGGACTACAAGCTCTGGGCACGCATGCTGCGGGATTTTGCCGCGGTACAGCAGGAGTTGGCCACCTTTGGGGACACGCTGTTCGATGCGGGGCTCTTGCACCTCGACCCGGCGTGGCTGCCGCACTACATCGACGAGCAGTTGATGCTTCACGCCTCGATGCCCGCCGAGCACCCGCTGCACCTGCCGGCCCGCGACGCCGAATACCTCGACCGGCATCTGGGCGAGGTCAAGGGCATGTGCGAGTTCCTCGCCGCCGGGCCGGTCCCCCTCTCCCTAGAGCACAACGACCTGCACCGGGGAAATGCCTTTGTCCCCTCCAGCCCGGACGAGCCGCTGCGGTTCATGGACCTCGGCGACGCCTACTGGGCGCACCCGTTTGCGTCTCTCGCGACGCCGGTCCGGGTCATGTGCGAGGAACTGGGCACCACCACCAGCGACTCCCGCATCCGCAGCGTGATCTCCACCTACTTAGAGCAATGGTCCGAGTACGGCACCGTGGAGGAACTCTGGGAGTATGTGGAACCCGCCCTGCGCGCCGGGAAACTGCAGCAGCACGCCATGGCCATGCGCGTGCTCAGCGGAGCGGATGAGGAGGACCTCGTCCGGCACGCCGAGCTGGCCCTGCGCCCCCTCGCCGAACTCGCCATCCCCGTCCTAGAGGGCTAG